Within Desulfobacter sp., the genomic segment AGCAGATTTCTCGTCCTTATGGACCAGAGCAGGATATTTCACTTTCACCCTCCTAGAAAAATAATATTCGCAATTTTATCTTAAACCACTTATGTAAACTAAAGTCAAGAGTTTTATTTACATCGTGTAATATAGCTAATTTCCAAGTTTCCTTTACACGAAACCCCGGGCCGTTGCCGGCACCGGGGTTCATGTAAGAAAAAGTGTAGTTTGATTTATTTCATCCATAATCTTTCTTATCTTACCGTGGATCATACTTGAATCGATTCCTAAGCCATAATAACCCCTATTTGTGGCCGATACTCGCAACATTTGAAAAACAATGCTCATCAAACTAATGCTTTTATGCTGCGTGTTTAGTGCAAAAAATCCGCTCATAATCTAAAATAGGAATATTTTCTACGACCGCTCCGGACTTTTGAGGTAATTTATATATCGCATTTTTAATGAGGGTATTTATGTATGTTCTGTATAAAAACACATCATCAGTTTTGATATCCATTTGATATTGAAATATATCGTCCTCAGACCACATGTTTACGCAAACTTTCCAACCGACTAATCCAAAGCAATCTTCCATATGAAAATTAAAGTGATGGATTGCAGAATATATTAAGTCCCATTGGGAACTCGTATGATATTTTATACGAAAATAAATGTTATCCTCTATAACATCGTACTGAAATGGTATTTTAGACTGATAACGCAATAGAAGTTTTATTAGAAAAAATACTTTTTTTAAGTTTGCAGTATTCCTCTCAAGAAAATTGATACATCTATTGCTTTTTTCCGAGAATAGCTTGCTTTGTGGGACAGGATGTTTTTTGAGACTATTATTCCTTTTGCAAATTGATTCTTTAATGCCTTTTTTTAGTGCTTTCTGGCCTCCGGTGGTTGATAGATATAATCTTATATGCTCTAAGACCTGCTCTTTCGCATTAATTGAAAAAAATTCGGTTCGTCCATCTCCCTCATCAAACGCCACAGAATATTCTGAAACCATAAAATGCAGAGACTTTTCCAACTTAAAGACCTTCTCGGTTTCCATGGCTATCGAATAGGATGAATTATAATCGATAGGTCCCCAGTGTTTTTCAAGTTGACTAATTCTAATTCTAAGAGAATTAGCCTTCCCAATTTTCATTACTTTTTTTGCTGGAAACATCAAAATGTATAGATTTGATTTTTTAAGATCCTGCATCACGATTTTCCTCTCTTATTGTTGATGAACCTGCTATCATATAAACACAGCCATACCGTTTGCTTTAATGATAAACACATTAATGCAATAGCAAACAAAAGTCAAGTTATCTTATTGCTATAACATACATCTATTGCCACTAAAAAAAACACAGGTAGTAGAACTGACCGTAAAAGAGGAGTAACATTGGAAGGGCTATCAAATAAAATTAAAGAGGCTCGTGAACAAAAAAAGTTAACATTAGAACAACTTGCTAAAGAGGTGGGTTCGAGTAGGGGTTATATCTGGCAAATTGAAAAAGACCCCCAAAAAAAACCATCGTTTGACATCATTGTTGGCATTGCCAAAGCCTTGGGTCTATCATTAGATTACCTTGCAAACCAGAACGAATATGAAATGTCAGATGATCAAAAAAACAAAATTTTCATTCAGAACTATAATAGACTTGATGATACCTCAAAAAAAATAATTGAGGAGCTTGTAAAGCATTTAACCGAAATTTCCAGAAGTCCAAAGAAATAGCCCCCCGTTTTTTAGTAAAAAATGAATAATTTAAAGACAACCGATACAATTGTACCGCCGATGAAAAGTGCCCCTGATCTAAATGAGTATAGATGCCCTCACTGTGGTAAGTTTCTTTTTAAAGGCCATGTTAAGAGCCTGAATATGGTCTGTCACCACTGCCAACACTTAATTTCTGCGGATGCAAAAGCCTTGGTGATTTCAAAGAAATAAATCCAAACAGTCAAAGCAGGTCCGAATTTTGATATTTTGAGGTTTTTTCTGTTGCGAGGTTAGCAGGAATAGCATTGGGTCGTTTTCCGCTTGATGAAACAATATGGCTGCAGAAGTAACAAAACTCGCATTAGACACCTCGACCGTATCTGAGCTGTTTAAATTTCAGGTCCCAATAACAATAGTATTCAACGTGATCAGCGTCATTTATAATTCCCGCCAAACGACAATTAAAATTCCCGAAATTTAAGAATCAAAAAAAATGGTAGAAACATCCAAATTGAACAGAAGGAGAGATTTGGATGGTAACGGACCAGCAAGTGAGGAGGTTGTTCAAGTTGATTCAGTCAGAGAAGAGTTTCGGGATAGCAGCAATGAAAGCTGGAATGGATGAAAAAACAGCTCGAAAGTACCGTGAACACGGGAAGTTGCCGAGTGAACTCAAAACGGATCATACATGGCGCACACGCAAAGATCCGTTTGAGGAGACCTGGGATGGTATCAAAGGCATGTTGACCATAAATCCAGGTCTGGAGGCCAAGACACTGTTTGAGGATTTGCAACGCAGACACCCCGGCCGGTTCGCCGATGGACAATTACGGACCCTGCAACGGAGAATAAAGCAATGGCGTGCTACAGAGGGGCCGCCCAAAGAAATCTTTTTTGCTCAAATTCATAAGCCTGGCGAATTATGCCAGTCAGACTTCACCCACATGGATAAACTGGGCGTCACTATAGGCGGCGTCCCTTTTGACCACCTGATCTACCATTTTGTTTTGACCTATTCCAATTGGGAGACAGGTACAGTCTGTTTTTCAGAGAGTTTCGAAAGCCTGAGCCAGGGCCTGCAAAATGCCCTATGGGAACTTGGTGGTGTGCCGCAGCAACATCGCACCGATTGTCTGACATCCGCTGTTAACAAGGTAAGTCACCCTGAGGAGTTCACCAGCAGGTATCAGGATCTTGTTGACCATTACGGTATCATTCCTTGCAAAACTAACCCTGCCAGCCCCAATGAAAATGGAGACGTGGAGCAGCGCAATTATCGGTTCAAAAAAGCCGTTGACCAGGCCCTGATGCTGAGAGGACACCGGGATTTTAAAGACCGGGAAGAATATGACTTGTTCCTGGCCAAACTGTTCGCACAGCTAAATGCCGGTCGTAGGAAACGGTTTACACAAGAACTGGATCTCCTACACCGGTTGCCCAAACGCCGGCTTGATGCATGTAAAAAGATGGATTTAAAGGTTGGTCCCAGCAGTACCATTCGGGTCAATCACAACGTTTACTCTGTAGACAGCAGGCTCATAGGAGAAAATATCCAGGTCCGCCTCTACATGGAATGCCTGGAGGTCTGGTACGGCCAGAGAAAGGTCGATACTTTGCCAAGGTTGCGGGGTGAGGGCAAATATAAAATCAATTACCGGCATATCATTGACAGCCTGGTCAAAAAACCGGGGGCATTTGAAAATTATCGTTATCGTAATGCCATGTTCCCCACCAGCCGGTTCCGGATTGCCTACGATCATTTAAGAAAGCGTTATACCGTTAAAAGCTCAGCAGCAAGGTATCTGAAAATATTATACCTGGCAGCAAAGACAAGCGAGGTGGCAGTAGACAGCGCCCTGATGGTTCTAATAAACGAGGATCAGGAAATCAGCAAAGAGGCTGTTAAACGCCTTATTGAGTCCAACGCCTCTGTCAGCAGGCCGGATGATGTTCATATCCAGGCAGTTGATTTGACTCGTTATGACCAATTGCTCAAGGGGGTGGCGGCATGATCAATGATCGGGATCAGATAGACACCAATCTTAAAAGCCTCCATATGCCGACCATGCGCCGCAGTTATGAAGAAATGGCGGATCAGGCCAGGGCGGAGGCATGGGGATATGAAAAGTACCTCTTACAATTGTTGAGTCTCGAATGCGAAGTCCGCTGGCAGAACCGGATATCACGTAACCTGAGGGCATCCAAGTTGCCATCTTCCAAGACATTTGAGAATTTTGATAAAAAGCGCCTCCCCTTAAAGGTTGCCAATCATTTAAGTGTCCTGGTCAACGGCGCTTTTTTAGAGCGCTGTGAAAACATCCTGGCCTTTGGTAATCCGGGTAGCGGGAAAACCCATCTGCTCTGTGCCATTGGCCATGAATTAATTGCAAAGGGTAAGCAGGTTCTTTTTATCTCATGCAGTCAGCTCGTCCAGGATCTGCTGATTGCCAAAAGGGATCTTGAGCTAACCAAAAAACTCAAATCCCTCTCCAGGTTTGATGCTGTGATTATAGATGACATTGGGTATGTCCAACAAAGCCGGGGAGAAATGGAAGTGCTGTTTACCTTTTTGGCGGAACGGTATGAACAGGGCAGCCTGATGATCACGAGCAATCTTCCGTTCTCTAAGTGGGAACAGATTTTTAAGGACCCTATGACAACGGCAGCAGCCATCGACAGACTCGTTCATCACAGTATCATCCTTGAATTGAATGTGGAAAGCTATCGCATGGAACAGGCTAAAATGGAGGCCGAATAATGATCGAGACCAGATATACCAGGCAGGAGATTGTTGAGATTATTAAAATGATCCGACTGGATTTATACAATCGAGGCCTGAACTGCGGTGCCGGTGCTATCAGCAAGGAGATGGAAGCGGAAAATATTGAACCAATGCCGTCAGCAAGCACTATCGGACGGATACTATCGATAGAGGGCTTAACCCATGGAAGAACCGGGTTTTGTGATGGTAATTAAAAGGACTTTTTACCGGATTATAATGGGGGCCAGCCCCCAAACCCCCGGAGTTTAGCGCATTATAGACCAAAGTATGAGAGCAAAAAGCGAAAGGCCGTACGTGGAAAATACGGCCCCTCATACTTCAGTCACCTTCTCGGCGCTCAGGTTGCTCTCCAGCATAGCCTTATCCTCCGGAAGGATGGTCTTAAAAAACATAATCAGAATTGTTTTGCAAGTATTTTTTAATGAAATTAAATGGTTACGCAGGTTGGGGAACGGGAGTTTTAATTGTCGTTGAAGGAAAAAAATATTTGTCGTTGATCATCAACGCTATAATTGCCATATCTATGGGCGTTCGATTATAGACATAATGCTCGTGTGTACCGTTTTCCGTTCATAAGACCCTCCTAAAGTCATTTTTTTTATAACTCAGAAGTGTCTAAGAAACGGGAGGCGATTCATTCCAAATCTCATTTAAAACACTCTTTTTAATCAAAAGAGTACTTATTCAGTATATTTTCTTATTGTTTCTTGGATAAAACCTTCTTCTTTTAAGTCTTTAAGGACAGTATTTATACATGGAAGTGTCTGTATAAATGCCGACTTTTTGCTGACCCCCATGTGGAGCACCCATTCCATAAAGGATTGGTCAGAATGACGAAATTTTCCTCTTAGTTCAGGATGTTTTTTAAACAACCCTTTGGCTACGATTTCATTTCCAGGGAATATATCTATTCTGTGGGCCATGAGCTTTTTATAGTTCTGGTAGTCAGTTGCTACCCGGTTCACTTTCATGCTTTTTAGAAGGTCATCAAATTTTTGTCCATAACTGTATCCGATGGTTGCACCGATCTTGTAAGATTTTAGATCTTTTAGACTTGAGAAATGAAGAATACCGCCTTTTCTGTCAACAGCAGACCAGATTAGCCCTCGAACCTTCATAATGGGAATTGTATATTGGATATATTCAGATCGTTCAGTGGTTTTGATTAGGATCATTATAGCGTCAATTTTACCCTCTTTTGCATACCCTAGAGCCCGCTTTAAGGGGTAGAGCGTCACATCAGTCTCGATAGATAGGCGTCCGAACAATTCATCTATAATTTCTACTGCAATACCGCATATTTTTCCTTCCTCCTCCAAATAAAAAGGGGGATATTTAAAGGCTCCTAACTTTATAGAATGTTTGTTCATGCACCATAAATTGGGCGACCCGATAATAGTTATGAAACAAAACAACAAGAACCCTACCATTTTCTTCGAAGGAAATATAATTCCTATCGTATAAGAGATATCAACCATCTGATAGGAGGATTGGTCCATGTCGTTTCTCCTAATCCGCTACGAAATTTACTATATGAGGATGGCATCATAGGCCATTTGTAGGTTTTAAATTAGTTTATTTTTTTAGCGTTGATTTTGCAATCATAGTTAGTCTGCAATGTGATTGCAACAAAATTAAAATGGCCGGATTATAAATTGAAATTTTATTATCTGGATTCTTTCTAAAAGAGATCTTGCCAAAGGACCAAAAATCAAGCTACAATCCAATTGATTGCTTTTCTCCACTAATTTTTCCAAGGAGATGTTTGTGTCATTTTTCTATTCAGAAAACATTCTGGAGAATTAACAATTCCTTTACAAGGCAACTCCTTTACTCCAGATCCGAATGGAAAGGGAGAGCCATCTAATTTACAGAATTGTCTTGTTTCAAGCTGATCAATGATAAAACCGTTGTCAGAGCTTCTTTTTATAATTTTTTTATTTTTTTGTGCGTATTTACAATCAAACATAATATCGCATTTCTATTTTTTCAAAAGTTAAGCCAGTTCTCTTCACCGTTGTCTTCGTGCGAGGGTAATTGCGTTCAATATAGGGACATTTGTTCAATTCTCCGACCATTTTCCACCGTTACTATAAATTCCCTTTGTTTTTATTTTCTGATAATATTGACTAATCAATCCATTCTACTTTGTATATAGGGGTATATACTTATGTTTTGAAGTATTCATACCTATCAAAACCTGAAGGGCAATCGCAAAATGCAATTGACAGTGAGTTGCGGAGCATAATAAAGAAATGAAAATTAATTTTAATGAAATTAGCGTTCCTTAAAATATTCAAGGTTAAAAATGTTCATGCATTCTTCTGATTCACTGCTATCCAAAGAAAAGCTAAGACGAATCAAAATGAAAAAGCAGGTTTCAGCCTTAAATACATTTTGGATCGTAAAATATTTGGGTCAATATCATAGTGAAATCAGCATTGAAGAGATAATGCAAGATGTCCATCAAGATTGCCCTTTTCTTGTTGAGAATTTAAAAACAGGTTTCATGGAACCGGTAGCGAAAGTTCACTTGCTCGACACCGCTTACTGGTTTTCAAATGAATTTATGATTCGGTTGTACGAATGCGTTCAAAAAAGAGTACTCGATCCAAATCTTGGATATAAAATAGGTAAAACAAGTTATAGGGCCCAGCACATAATAAAGACAGCAATTGGTATACCACTCATGGGGCCCTATACACTATTAAAAATAATGTCAAGGGAGAATAGGAAATATAACCGGACCAAAGAGAATGTCATTAGAAAGCTTACAAAAGGACATGTTATCATAGAGGTTATCCATAAAGAAAATGTTATCATTAATGACTTTGCTTTGGCATGGCATATTGGTATTTTTGAATCTTATGCTAGAATTGCAGGCGCAAGCAATGTGATCGTTAAAGGGCGCAATTTAGAGGAAGGCCCCAAAAAATATGGAGATCTGGGGCGAGCCAGGTGGGAATTTGATATTCGATTCACACACCATAACTTTTTCGCACGTATATTCAATCTGATTATTTCTCATGTTCCAGTTGTAAAAGATACAATCGAAAATGCGAATGCAGTTCAAGAAGAATTCACTGAGCAGATTCTAAATAGAGACAAAATAATTAGGGAAAAAACCCAAAGACTCAATCGCATCCAGGCTAAAATTTTTAACGCCGAACGTTATGCGATTGAACAGCAACTGAAGAATATTTCTAAAGAGTTGGTGTCCACAGAAGAGCGTGAGCGCCGTTTGATAGCCGAGGAACTCCATGATAGTATCAGTCAATCTTTAGCACTAAGTCTATCTAAACTAAAAAATTTCAATCAGTCTTCTGAGGGAAAAAGTCGAGACCTTGAAATGGTAGAATCCTCTCTGGAGCAGGTACTCTCAGATATTCGGTCTCTCACATTCCAGATAAATCCTCCAATTCTATATGATTTGGGACTTAAGGCAGCGATTGAGTGGATTGTTGCAGACCTTGGGAAAAGAAATAATACGTATATACAATTGAATGACAACATTAAGGGGCCAATTGTTCTTGAAGAGTCTCTCAAAATAACTATGTACAGATCAATTCGGGAATTGATAATAAATGTCATCAAACATGCTACAGCAAAACAAGTACAGGTAACGCTGTCAACTTTTGAGAATTCATATGTAGTTAGCATTGAAGATGATGGTATTGGTTTTGACCTAGTACAATCTGTAGGGAAGAATAAAAAAGGGTTCGGATTATTCAGCATAAATGAAAGACTGAAGGCTCTTGGTGGTGAAATGGAGATAGACACAGCCCCCGGAAAAGGGGTCCATGTGATGTTGATTGCGCCAATGAAAGGGTCAAAATAAAAATATGGCTGACAAAAAGATTACAATTTTACTTGCCGATGACCATGAAATCTTAAGGCACAGCCTGAAAAAGACTTTAGAACAACATCAAGAGTTCAAGGTTGTCGGCGACACAAATAATGGATTGGATGCGGTTCAGTTGGCAAATTTATTATACCCTAAAGTAGTCTTAATGGACATTAGCATGCCAGATCTCAACGGTGTTGAAGCCACCAAAAAAATAATCAAATCTAACCCTGATACCAATGTGATTGCATTGTCTATGATGTGCGATGAGTACTCTGTTAAACGAATGTTAGCAGCAGGTGCAAGAGGATTCATACTAAAATCATGTCCGTTTGAAGAATTATACAATGCGATAAAAAAAGTGAATTCGGGAGACAGACATCTGTGCTCTGAAGCTCTGGATTTTGTAATAAAAACGATCCAGAATCCGGAATCTGAGAAAATAAAATCCGTTGCTGAAAAACTAACATTCAGAGAACTTAATGTGCTGCAACTTATTGCGGAAGGAAATACAAGTATTGAAATTTCCAACAAGCTTGAAATAAGCAAACGCACTGTTGATATTCATCGGAGCAATATAATGAGCAAACTCAATACAAGAACAATAGCTGGTTTGACCAAAATAGCCATTAAAGAAGGCTTAACTGATCTTTAAAAACGCTGCACCGAAACCAGCCATATGATTAAGTCACACTTTGCAAAAAAATATTTTTTCGACACATCTCAAAGGTCAGGTGAACATCAAACTTTCTGCCCGATACTGAGTAAGCATGGCATGTCTACGGCAGTTTTGCCTCAGGTCCGGAGAGCCGAAACAGATCCATAGAACACCAGAAAAAAAGGTTGAGAGGTTGCCTTTTTGAGAATTCAAATGATTTATTTGCCTACCGCTATTCATTCGGAAATCAGTCGGGTACCATCTTTAATTATCCAAGGGCCGGTAAAATTTTCGGGTTGCCTGGGGCCTAATTCTACTGGAAGCATATATGGGATTTGAAGAGTTTATCCTACTCTATTTTTTGTAGAATTGATAAGTGGGACCAATATCTAATAACCATATTTAATCAAATCATAAGATGTCTTGACAGTCTGTAAAAAATGCAATTATAGTATTTCATACGCTTTGCCCCACATTGACAACGAATGGAAATCAATACAGGATATTACCGTTTCGTAGTATATCAAAATGTTCTCTTTATAGAGGCATTTTCAGTCTGGAATCAAACAATTGCCAGAGAGGGACTTCTTTGTTTCACGGACTTGGTTTTTGAATACTACATCAACAAAAGGTGGGCTATCTTTGCTGATATAAAAAATTGCAATCTTAACATTCCGAGACCCGAAACTGTTCTCAAGGATATTTTTAACGGAATAACAATCCTGCCAACCCATGTAGCCCATGTAGTTGGCAATTCTAAAAAACAAAAATGGAAAGTTAATAAACCAATCAGAACCAAAGGTGATTTGCTAATATCTTTTTTTAGCACCAAGAAAGAGGCAGAAGCTTGGTTAGACTTATTTGGCTACAGAATGTTTCCTTGAAGGATTGAACCATGTCTATTGAAGTTGATCGAAATATAGTTAAGAATCTCACTGCATACACAGCCAAAGGTAAAATAACCGTGAATGATTTCATCTATGAGGTGAAAAAATTTTATGAAAGGAATCCCACAGAGAATGTCCTCTGGAATCTGTTGGATGCTGACCTTTGGGGGCTCAATGCTAAAGATATGGAATCCATTTCCAGTTCTACTTTAAGCTATAAGTCAGATTACATTCGAATAAAAGTTGCCATAGTTGTCTGCGATGAGCATTCTTATGACTTATCAATTTGGTTTAGGAATTATGCAGAAATGGATGACAGTCCCTTCCGTATAGAAGTTTTCAAGTCATTGACTGAGGCCAACAAATGGCTTGAGTAGGACACCCCTTATCTCACATAAGGGCGCTTTAATTGCCTTCGAATAGGGCTATGCAAAAAACACAGACAATTTCTGGCAGCAGTAACCAAATCAAACACAGTATATGGCATTGAAAATGGAATTACTTAATTCAATTTTATCGTCAATGGGTCCAGTATCTAAACTTTTATCTGCAGCGATTTTTTTAACGATATTAATTCTAATTTTTAGGACAATATGGATTAGCTATCAGCGTGGAAAGGATCCCAAGAAAAATATTGTCAAAGACATATATGTTGTATCTATTCAGAACAAAAACCCTTTTGACGACGCACCTTCTTCCAAGAACTATAAAATTTCAACCATTCACGCAAAAGGTAAAGAAAAACGGAAATTTCCCAGATACAATGTCGAATCCCAAGTTGAGTTTATAAAAAACGGAAAGCTATTTAAAGAAACATCAAAAGATTTAAGTTATACAGGAATCTTTTTAAATTCCAAAATGCCAGATCGGTATAAAGTAGGTGATAAGGTTATGCTCACGTTTCAACTCCCGAAAGAAGGCCCCAAAAAACGGAATGGCTTTATCGTTCGAAAAAATAATAGTGGTATTGGGATTCATTTTGTATTCTAATCGTACTAACCAACTTGCTTATCAATGATAGTAAAATCCTATAAATTTAATTTATTAAAGAGTATCGATTCCGCCCAAAGATCTGAAACAGTCAATTTAATATCGGATTATCTGGATTTTTTGAAACAGAGCCTTGCCATCACTTCATAAATCAAGATAATCTCCAATTAGATTGCTTCAATGAAACTATAAATTTTGTGGAATAAACCCAAAAAGTGTTGAGCACAAATTTTAATGTATCGAAAACCCATCGAAAAGAATAAGATTCGACTGTACTATTATCTTGGATCTATTTCAGCAATTTTATTTATTATAATACTTATATCAGGAATCTACTCTCGAAGTCTAACCCAAGAATATCAAATAAAAATTGCTCAATTGTCTTCTGGAATAATTGACGAAAAAAAAAGATTTTTAAAGAATGCTGTAGATCGCACGATCAGTATGATTAATTGCGACTTGGAGCAGGTTTATCAGGAAACAGCATCACGAGAATTCAGCCAAGAACAAATAAAACAAATTTGTATTGATCGGATTAGTCGACAAATCAGAGGATTAAGGTTGATTGACAATGGGTATGTCTGGGTAAACAAAATTGTCAATTATGGTGGGGGAGACAAATATGCCATCAGACAAATTCATCCCAATCTTCCTCATACAGAGGGAGATTGGTTATCCACGAACACTGAAGATATCAAAGGAAATAAGCCCTACCAAATTGAGTTAGATGGCATCAAAAAGGATGGAGAAATTTATTTTGATTACTATTTTAAAAAAATGGATTCCAATAGAATTGCTCATAAAATGTCATATGCCAAGTTGTATAAGCCATGGGATTGGGTTGTGGCCACGGGTGTCTATCTGGATGATGTGGATCTGTTGGTAAAGACTGAAAGAACAAAAATGGAGGATACTCTAAATAAACAACAAAATTATTCGTTTTCCATTGCTATAATTGCATTCATATTATCCGCTTTCATTCTTATTAAGTTTGAAAAACAAATCAGTTCATTAATTCATGCTTATGAAAGAGACATGAAAGATTTCACCACCAATCTTATTGAGGAAAAAGAAAAAACAGAACGTGCTTTGGCGGAGGTCAAACAACTTAGAGGCTTAATACCAATCTGTAGCAATTGCAAGAAAATAAGAGACGATAAAGGCTACTGGAATAACTTAGAACTCTTCATTGAAAAGCATTCAGACGCATCATTTAGTCACGGTATGTGCCCAGAATGTTCAGATAAACTATATGGCGCCCAAGATTGGTATAAAGAAATGAAAAAGAAAAAAAAGTAAGTTTAATCTCCAATAATTCTTATTTTATCATTACCTCATCATCTTATATACAAAACGTTAAATGAAACGTTAAATGAAACTCTTTTGATAAAATATCATGTACTTATTTTCTTAATATAGCACATTTATTTCCGAGAAATACATTCCCAAAAATCGGAAGCTCTACCATTTGAAGACCTGGTTGCATTATCCTCTTGGTATGTGTTTTGCAAAATTATTTTCAAATAAGTGTTTGATAAATATTGAGCTCTTCAATCGGAATCCTAATTTCAAGCAATGTGATTTTAACTGCAATAAGGAGGTAGAAATGAAAAAATTATCTATTTTATTTTTTTCGTTTATGTTGTCGTTTTTAATCTCATCTAGCTGTTATGCAATTACAATTGACGTAATAGGTTTTGGGGATGGCGATTGGGGGGTAGGTAATTCTCCCGGAATTTTGGGAGAACGTGATAACTGGCAAGAGGTTGCAGAAATGGAATTTATAGCCAGTGACGCACGAATCACTGGTTCAAATTATAGTATTTATGACCCATCCACAACAGATCCAGCCTGGGGTGGTGTGATGTGGATTTATGGGTCCCCTGGTTTTGTTCAAACACAATTTACAACTCCATCTACGAGCCTCTTTGTTCAGTTTGAATCTGACAATAACGATGGTCCTGCTAATTTTTTTATTGACGGAAACTTGGTGCATAGTATGAATACCTATGCTGGCAGTTGGTTCTCGGTTGTATTTTCAGATTTAGCGTTAGGGGTTCATACTTTAAGAGTTGACGCTTCAAGTACTGGGTTTCCAAGGGATCTTGCAATTGACGCTATGGGATCTGGAGCTCCAGGAAGCCCCGTCCCAGAACCTGCCACAGTGGCACTTTTGGGCCTTGGTCTGTTAGGGCTTTCAGGGTTAAGCCGGCGCAAAATGAATAAATGATCCTGATCGACCCAAAAAATTGAAAAAAGGCAGAGTCATTACTGATTTTGCCTTTTTTCGCACTAATATATGAAAAGTAAACAAACTTGAAAGAAAAGAGTATACATTATTATTTTGCTTCGGACGCATCAGGAACCCAGACATTTCATAGCATCATGGGCGAGCATAATGGTATGGAGCCGGACTATTTGAAGTTTAAAGCCCCTCATCAATAACAGATCAATTGAACATGCCAACGATGCAGTCGCTTCCCGGGTTCAAGCGATTTTTTCCAAAGATCCAAAACTCTATCGGTATTCTGATTTTTGAAGAGGATTGGAATAATCTCAATCACCAACAATAGAAACTCCAGTACTTGGTAGGATTTTCGGCACAATAGCGACAGGACATAGACATAGCAGTCGCTCAATTTCTATCCTATAAAACCGAGAAATTAAGAAAAACTAACCTGTTCAATGTATTGAGTATGGTTCGCCTATTAAAATCCTTTCTGCTTATCATTGATGAACTTTTCGAACTGAAAATGGGAAAGATATCGAATCTTTAACTTTAGACAAAAAATTAAGATTTAGGAAATGGCTAATAAAGAGACCCGTGCGGAATTGCTCGGTTCATTCGCAAATACAATCGGGCGAGCAGGGGTATTAGATTTTGATCCAGACAATCTCATAAAGAGCAGTCCATTTCACGGAGAGCTTTCAAAATGGACCATCACGGTTCATAGTGAGGAGCTGCACATAATTCCCTTTAT encodes:
- a CDS encoding helix-turn-helix transcriptional regulator, with translation MEGLSNKIKEAREQKKLTLEQLAKEVGSSRGYIWQIEKDPQKKPSFDIIVGIAKALGLSLDYLANQNEYEMSDDQKNKIFIQNYNRLDDTSKKIIEELVKHLTEISRSPKK
- a CDS encoding ATP-binding protein, producing the protein MINDRDQIDTNLKSLHMPTMRRSYEEMADQARAEAWGYEKYLLQLLSLECEVRWQNRISRNLRASKLPSSKTFENFDKKRLPLKVANHLSVLVNGAFLERCENILAFGNPGSGKTHLLCAIGHELIAKGKQVLFISCSQLVQDLLIAKRDLELTKKLKSLSRFDAVIIDDIGYVQQSRGEMEVLFTFLAERYEQGSLMITSNLPFSKWEQIFKDPMTTAAAIDRLVHHSIILELNVESYRMEQAKMEAE
- a CDS encoding transporter substrate-binding domain-containing protein, with the translated sequence MDQSSYQMVDISYTIGIIFPSKKMVGFLLFCFITIIGSPNLWCMNKHSIKLGAFKYPPFYLEEEGKICGIAVEIIDELFGRLSIETDVTLYPLKRALGYAKEGKIDAIMILIKTTERSEYIQYTIPIMKVRGLIWSAVDRKGGILHFSSLKDLKSYKIGATIGYSYGQKFDDLLKSMKVNRVATDYQNYKKLMAHRIDIFPGNEIVAKGLFKKHPELRGKFRHSDQSFMEWVLHMGVSKKSAFIQTLPCINTVLKDLKEEGFIQETIRKYTE
- a CDS encoding IS21 family transposase, which produces MQSEKSFGIAAMKAGMDEKTARKYREHGKLPSELKTDHTWRTRKDPFEETWDGIKGMLTINPGLEAKTLFEDLQRRHPGRFADGQLRTLQRRIKQWRATEGPPKEIFFAQIHKPGELCQSDFTHMDKLGVTIGGVPFDHLIYHFVLTYSNWETGTVCFSESFESLSQGLQNALWELGGVPQQHRTDCLTSAVNKVSHPEEFTSRYQDLVDHYGIIPCKTNPASPNENGDVEQRNYRFKKAVDQALMLRGHRDFKDREEYDLFLAKLFAQLNAGRRKRFTQELDLLHRLPKRRLDACKKMDLKVGPSSTIRVNHNVYSVDSRLIGENIQVRLYMECLEVWYGQRKVDTLPRLRGEGKYKINYRHIIDSLVKKPGAFENYRYRNAMFPTSRFRIAYDHLRKRYTVKSSAARYLKILYLAAKTSEVAVDSALMVLINEDQEISKEAVKRLIESNASVSRPDDVHIQAVDLTRYDQLLKGVAA
- a CDS encoding GIY-YIG nuclease family protein, with amino-acid sequence MQDLKKSNLYILMFPAKKVMKIGKANSLRIRISQLEKHWGPIDYNSSYSIAMETEKVFKLEKSLHFMVSEYSVAFDEGDGRTEFFSINAKEQVLEHIRLYLSTTGGQKALKKGIKESICKRNNSLKKHPVPQSKLFSEKSNRCINFLERNTANLKKVFFLIKLLLRYQSKIPFQYDVIEDNIYFRIKYHTSSQWDLIYSAIHHFNFHMEDCFGLVGWKVCVNMWSEDDIFQYQMDIKTDDVFLYRTYINTLIKNAIYKLPQKSGAVVENIPILDYERIFCTKHAA
- a CDS encoding sensor histidine kinase, producing the protein MKKQVSALNTFWIVKYLGQYHSEISIEEIMQDVHQDCPFLVENLKTGFMEPVAKVHLLDTAYWFSNEFMIRLYECVQKRVLDPNLGYKIGKTSYRAQHIIKTAIGIPLMGPYTLLKIMSRENRKYNRTKENVIRKLTKGHVIIEVIHKENVIINDFALAWHIGIFESYARIAGASNVIVKGRNLEEGPKKYGDLGRARWEFDIRFTHHNFFARIFNLIISHVPVVKDTIENANAVQEEFTEQILNRDKIIREKTQRLNRIQAKIFNAERYAIEQQLKNISKELVSTEERERRLIAEELHDSISQSLALSLSKLKNFNQSSEGKSRDLEMVESSLEQVLSDIRSLTFQINPPILYDLGLKAAIEWIVADLGKRNNTYIQLNDNIKGPIVLEESLKITMYRSIRELIINVIKHATAKQVQVTLSTFENSYVVSIEDDGIGFDLVQSVGKNKKGFGLFSINERLKALGGEMEIDTAPGKGVHVMLIAPMKGSK